The Panacibacter microcysteis genome includes a window with the following:
- a CDS encoding c-type cytochrome has protein sequence MKSTVIVYICCLCLLAFSCDSRPKQNPKYTPATSATDSVINSGGKVAVENYREGARMIAANDCFTCHRVEEKTIGPSYREVAARYHFNDGNVENLAHSIMYGAKGLWGEREMTPHPGLEKRDAMEMARYILSLDTTNKAN, from the coding sequence ATGAAAAGCACCGTGATCGTATACATATGCTGCCTTTGCCTGCTGGCCTTTTCATGCGACTCCAGACCAAAGCAAAACCCCAAATACACGCCGGCCACCAGTGCAACAGACAGTGTTATAAACAGCGGCGGGAAAGTTGCGGTAGAGAATTACCGCGAGGGAGCAAGAATGATTGCCGCCAATGATTGCTTTACCTGCCACCGGGTAGAAGAAAAAACAATTGGCCCGTCTTACCGGGAGGTTGCTGCACGTTATCATTTCAATGACGGCAATGTTGAAAATCTTGCTCACTCTATTATGTACGGTGCAAAAGGCTTGTGGGGAGAAAGAGAGATGACACCCCACCCCGGCCTGGAAAAGCGCGACGCGATGGAAATGGCGCGTTATATTCTTTCTCTTGACACTACCAATAAAGCCAATTAA
- a CDS encoding TerB family tellurite resistance protein produces MITTGITTKEEAICHLFLHCCYKDGDFKEKELDFVSGLFVALDLHATLNFKEQVVQYRNYKNLITDEHEYLTALVKQINPVHAYALYSYCAEIVLSDARLELLEEKLLQTLGGILDISTDMQQSFTALITQRKAVELEKIF; encoded by the coding sequence ATGATCACGACCGGTATTACAACCAAAGAAGAAGCAATATGCCATTTGTTCTTACATTGCTGTTATAAAGACGGAGACTTTAAAGAGAAGGAACTCGATTTTGTATCCGGCCTGTTTGTAGCGTTAGACCTGCATGCAACGCTCAACTTTAAAGAGCAGGTGGTACAATACAGGAATTATAAAAACCTTATTACAGACGAGCATGAATACCTTACGGCACTGGTAAAACAAATCAACCCTGTGCATGCATATGCCTTGTATTCTTATTGCGCAGAGATCGTACTGAGTGATGCGCGGCTGGAATTGTTGGAAGAAAAACTCTTGCAAACCCTTGGAGGAATACTTGACATATCTACCGACATGCAACAAAGTTTTACAGCACTTATTACGCAAAGAAAAGCGGTGGAACTTGAAAAAATCTTTTAG
- a CDS encoding S8 family serine peptidase: MKNSILLSTLMAALCLAAIVFSSFGHFQNGLFYYAFTEKISLETVTGQYVLRYINADKAKEKIALLEKSGAFKNKEWKDDRTVIINALKDKDGAALQQLQNESDIISAQPLLQTAKEKLALSATEEILVRFKKDIDSSNIEAILKKFNVTILQKGELFYTVAVPRKANTLQVANAIMESGVAEFSHPNFYRDIIMHQVPNDEYFGQQWNLHNVGQLINDGHTGTADADIDAPEAWARTKGKNTITIAVLDEGVTSNHFDLPNTRQVRLSGSNFSTATPGNDPSPVGNGNHGNACAGLVAATRDNSQGVAGVAPLCKIMPIKILNPSASDANIANAITFAKNNGAQILSNSWGYGTSLSNFVPAIVTAITDATTTGRGGLGCVVVFAAGNTANHASGNNGFVTFPGNVNVAGVLTVGASDRYDAQANYSPTSNTASTDNQVVDIVAPSHRAYPSQIRGEDFEIWSMDIPGATGYNPNTTGTYLPAAGTNFDAYTGRMGGTSAACPQVAGAAALLLSLNANLTQQQVFNILTENADKVGGYTYNASGFSNEMGYGRLNLYRAVWKSGPDLYMKDQVTDAGLEPNPDNASAYFVSPDIWVRNTNDGGTTHQNPEYGQTNYVYVKVRNRGVAASLATGSRLKLYWAKASASLGWTFPWTGASYGCAGTPLNIGGAIGTKVIPAVSSGGTTTLVFSWTPPKPTDYAPCFGSDASHFCLLARIETTPAVPYGMAFPETTNLGDNVKKNNNIVWKNISIVNALPDATLIRTSVLVAGGKLLGRDFSTFDLAFKMPEEKENNNILEVADVEIDLGDLAKDWLGRSGKVEGGFITEDKQGKTVVRLTSPKGTIYGIPVNPDQLASVTLTVMPRSFNPGKLFLFDIQQMDKNTIIGGERFDIQFTEKKAAKATATSAVKTNPLLKTYQSGSQLVIQLPDDKQYAVTISNNFGQLFTAAKMINRLSVPVATYPKGVYFIKLINTKENIAYTSSVMIQ, encoded by the coding sequence ATGAAAAACAGTATTTTACTTAGCACCTTAATGGCAGCGCTATGCCTTGCTGCCATTGTCTTCAGCAGTTTTGGTCATTTTCAAAACGGCCTTTTCTATTACGCCTTTACAGAAAAAATTTCTCTTGAAACCGTAACGGGCCAGTACGTGCTGCGCTATATCAATGCAGATAAAGCAAAAGAAAAAATAGCATTGCTCGAAAAAAGCGGCGCCTTCAAAAACAAGGAATGGAAAGATGACCGCACTGTTATTATCAATGCACTCAAAGACAAAGATGGCGCCGCCCTGCAGCAACTGCAAAATGAAAGCGACATCATAAGTGCTCAGCCACTGCTTCAGACAGCAAAGGAAAAGCTGGCGCTTTCCGCAACAGAGGAAATTCTTGTTCGCTTTAAAAAAGACATCGACTCATCAAACATCGAAGCCATCTTAAAAAAATTCAATGTTACCATTTTACAAAAAGGAGAGTTGTTTTATACAGTGGCTGTACCACGCAAAGCCAATACGCTGCAGGTTGCCAATGCAATCATGGAAAGCGGAGTGGCCGAGTTTTCTCATCCAAATTTTTACCGGGATATCATTATGCACCAGGTTCCAAATGATGAATACTTTGGGCAGCAATGGAACCTGCACAATGTTGGCCAGCTTATTAATGACGGCCATACAGGTACGGCAGATGCCGATATAGATGCACCGGAGGCCTGGGCACGCACAAAAGGTAAAAACACCATTACCATCGCCGTACTCGACGAAGGCGTAACCAGTAACCACTTTGATCTGCCGAACACCAGGCAGGTACGATTGAGCGGCAGTAATTTTTCAACCGCTACACCTGGCAACGATCCATCACCTGTGGGCAACGGTAACCATGGCAATGCATGCGCAGGTCTTGTTGCCGCCACCAGGGATAACAGCCAGGGTGTTGCGGGTGTTGCGCCGCTTTGTAAGATAATGCCCATCAAAATATTGAACCCTTCTGCTTCTGATGCCAATATTGCCAATGCCATCACCTTCGCAAAAAATAATGGTGCGCAGATTTTATCCAATAGCTGGGGCTATGGAACAAGCTTGTCCAACTTTGTACCGGCAATCGTTACAGCCATTACAGATGCTACTACTACCGGCCGTGGCGGGCTTGGCTGTGTGGTGGTATTTGCTGCAGGTAATACAGCCAATCATGCATCCGGCAACAATGGTTTTGTTACATTTCCCGGCAATGTAAACGTTGCGGGTGTACTTACCGTTGGTGCGTCAGACAGGTACGATGCGCAGGCCAACTACAGCCCCACCAGCAATACTGCAAGTACCGATAACCAGGTAGTAGATATTGTGGCACCATCACACCGTGCTTACCCTTCTCAAATACGCGGGGAAGATTTTGAAATATGGTCTATGGATATTCCCGGTGCTACAGGTTATAATCCAAATACAACCGGCACTTATCTTCCTGCAGCGGGTACAAATTTCGATGCTTACACCGGCAGAATGGGTGGCACATCCGCCGCCTGCCCACAGGTAGCCGGTGCTGCAGCATTGTTGCTTTCGCTAAATGCAAATCTTACACAGCAGCAGGTATTCAACATACTCACCGAAAATGCAGATAAGGTAGGTGGTTATACTTACAATGCATCAGGCTTCAGCAACGAAATGGGCTATGGCCGCTTAAATTTATACAGGGCCGTATGGAAAAGTGGTCCCGATCTTTACATGAAAGACCAGGTAACCGATGCCGGGCTGGAACCCAATCCTGATAATGCTTCGGCTTACTTTGTATCGCCTGATATATGGGTAAGAAACACCAACGACGGCGGTACCACGCACCAAAACCCTGAGTATGGCCAAACCAACTACGTGTATGTAAAAGTGCGCAACAGGGGCGTGGCGGCCTCACTTGCTACCGGCAGCAGGCTAAAACTTTACTGGGCCAAAGCATCCGCCAGCCTCGGCTGGACCTTCCCCTGGACCGGCGCCTCTTACGGCTGTGCAGGCACGCCCTTAAATATTGGCGGTGCAATCGGCACAAAAGTTATACCCGCAGTTTCTTCCGGTGGCACAACCACACTTGTGTTTTCGTGGACGCCGCCCAAGCCAACAGATTATGCCCCCTGCTTTGGTAGCGATGCTTCGCACTTCTGCCTGCTGGCAAGAATTGAAACTACACCCGCTGTTCCCTACGGTATGGCATTTCCTGAAACAACCAACCTTGGCGATAACGTAAAGAAGAACAACAATATCGTTTGGAAAAATATCTCTATCGTTAACGCCTTGCCTGACGCTACCCTGATTCGTACTTCAGTGCTGGTTGCAGGTGGTAAACTACTGGGCAGAGATTTTTCAACTTTCGACCTTGCATTTAAAATGCCTGAAGAAAAAGAAAACAACAACATACTCGAGGTTGCCGATGTAGAGATCGATCTTGGCGACCTTGCCAAAGACTGGCTTGGCAGAAGCGGTAAAGTAGAAGGCGGCTTTATTACAGAAGATAAACAGGGCAAAACTGTTGTAAGGCTCACGTCTCCAAAAGGAACAATCTATGGCATTCCTGTTAACCCGGATCAACTGGCAAGTGTTACACTTACTGTAATGCCGCGTTCTTTTAACCCGGGCAAACTCTTCCTGTTCGATATTCAGCAAATGGATAAAAACACCATCATCGGTGGCGAAAGGTTCGATATCCAGTTTACTGAAAAGAAAGCTGCCAAAGCCACTGCTACCAGTGCCGTAAAAACGAACCCGTTGCTAAAAACATACCAGAGCGGCAGCCAGCTTGTAATACAGTTGCCAGACGATAAACAATATGCAGTAACCATCAGCAACAATTTTGGCCAGTTGTTTACCGCTGCTAAAATGATCAACCGCTTAAGTGTTCCTGTTGCAACCTATCCAAAAGGCGTGTACTTCATCAAACTAATCAATACCAAAGAGAACATCGCTTATACAAGCTCTGTAATGATTCAATAA
- a CDS encoding formimidoylglutamase, with translation MPFDSIDTILDFLEPVNKAFLSNDEGYKDSQLGNNIMLYDEVFPTLEQADLVIIGCNENRGAGVFQKQTANAADAVRKELYKLFHWHRDVHVADIGNIKPGASITDTYAALRTVLQELVKQDRKVLILGGSHDLTLAQYDLYARQQKIIEAVAVDAAIDINVESVVPADQFLMQMLTGEPNFIRHYNHIGFQSYFVHPGMLETIDKLRFDCFRVGKVKENMEDMEPVIRNADLFSFDISAIQHAHAPANHLTPNGFTGEEACMLMQYAGMSNHTGTIGIYGYRNELDTDNLTAKQISQMIWYLMDGMLKGKQEARLTDQHNFNEFRIAFAEIETTFLQSKRTGRWWVQLPEGNYIACSHQDYVIASQNDIPERWLRAVERG, from the coding sequence ATGCCTTTTGATTCTATTGACACCATTCTTGACTTCCTTGAGCCGGTTAATAAGGCTTTTCTAAGTAATGACGAGGGTTATAAAGACAGCCAGCTTGGGAACAACATCATGCTGTATGACGAAGTTTTTCCGACACTTGAACAGGCAGACCTTGTGATTATCGGATGTAACGAAAACCGTGGTGCCGGTGTATTTCAGAAGCAAACAGCCAATGCTGCGGATGCTGTAAGAAAAGAATTGTATAAACTTTTTCACTGGCATAGAGATGTACATGTTGCCGATATTGGCAACATAAAACCGGGTGCTTCTATTACTGACACCTATGCGGCGCTGAGAACGGTGTTGCAGGAGCTGGTAAAGCAGGACCGGAAGGTGTTGATACTTGGCGGCTCTCACGACCTTACACTGGCACAATACGATCTGTATGCCAGGCAACAGAAAATTATTGAAGCGGTTGCAGTTGATGCAGCCATTGATATAAACGTGGAGAGTGTGGTGCCTGCAGACCAGTTTTTGATGCAGATGCTTACAGGCGAACCCAATTTTATCAGGCACTATAACCACATCGGTTTTCAAAGCTATTTTGTACACCCGGGTATGCTGGAAACAATTGACAAACTGCGTTTTGATTGTTTTCGTGTAGGCAAGGTGAAAGAAAACATGGAAGACATGGAGCCGGTGATACGCAATGCGGATCTCTTTTCTTTTGATATTAGTGCCATACAACATGCGCATGCACCTGCCAACCATCTTACACCCAACGGTTTTACCGGCGAAGAAGCTTGCATGCTGATGCAATATGCCGGTATGAGTAACCATACCGGGACCATAGGTATTTATGGCTACCGCAATGAGCTGGATACTGATAACCTGACAGCCAAACAAATCAGCCAGATGATTTGGTACCTGATGGACGGAATGCTGAAAGGCAAACAGGAAGCGCGTTTGACAGACCAGCATAATTTTAACGAGTTTCGTATTGCTTTTGCAGAAATAGAAACAACCTTTTTGCAAAGTAAAAGAACAGGCCGCTGGTGGGTACAGCTACCCGAAGGCAATTATATAGCATGTAGCCACCAGGACTACGTAATTGCATCTCAAAATGATATTCCTGAGAGATGGTTGCGGGCTGTTGAGCGGGGTTAA
- a CDS encoding phosphatidate cytidylyltransferase has product MALNPVVFKVRALTALVFILVMVCGLFIDQWSFFILFSVVHFGCWFEYQKLMGIIYPDYKNIIAIHRYGIMLAGWGFIMWMTNNAYQVGSMQLSEIGWWLMLMFFITMPVAEVVLGRHFNLQNIGISLFGFLYISVCWGLMMDLRSEGILIFGNLFTIDLGWLIPVVMIAAIWINDTMAYLVGSVIGKTPFSSISPKKTWEGTIGGAILAVATVTLLGYFAFGMKDYTTLIVISATAAIAGNTGDLFESKIKRMSGVKDSGNIMPGHGGFLDRFDSLLFTTPLVWLYIKIFL; this is encoded by the coding sequence ATGGCACTTAATCCTGTTGTGTTTAAAGTAAGGGCATTAACAGCACTTGTCTTTATTCTCGTAATGGTCTGCGGGCTTTTTATAGATCAGTGGTCTTTCTTTATCTTATTCTCTGTTGTACATTTTGGCTGCTGGTTCGAGTACCAGAAACTCATGGGCATAATTTATCCTGATTACAAAAACATTATAGCAATACACCGTTACGGCATCATGCTGGCAGGCTGGGGTTTTATTATGTGGATGACAAACAACGCCTACCAGGTTGGCAGCATGCAACTTTCTGAAATTGGCTGGTGGCTCATGCTCATGTTTTTTATTACCATGCCCGTGGCAGAAGTAGTTTTGGGCAGGCACTTCAACCTGCAGAATATCGGCATTTCCCTGTTTGGGTTTTTATATATTTCTGTTTGCTGGGGTTTAATGATGGACCTGCGCTCAGAAGGCATACTCATATTCGGTAATCTTTTTACCATCGATCTTGGCTGGCTTATTCCGGTAGTAATGATTGCTGCCATATGGATCAACGATACCATGGCCTACCTGGTTGGTTCAGTAATCGGTAAAACACCTTTTTCCAGTATATCGCCCAAAAAAACATGGGAAGGAACAATTGGTGGTGCAATACTGGCCGTTGCAACGGTAACGCTGCTTGGTTACTTTGCTTTCGGCATGAAGGATTATACAACACTTATTGTGATATCTGCTACAGCCGCCATCGCTGGTAACACAGGCGACCTTTTCGAAAGTAAAATCAAAAGAATGTCCGGCGTAAAAGACAGTGGCAATATTATGCCGGGCCATGGCGGTTTTCTCGATCGTTTCGATTCCCTGTTGTTTACCACGCCACTGGTATGGCTCTATATCAAAATTTTCCTGTAA
- a CDS encoding DUF6134 family protein: protein MKNISPVIRRAAQSILILCLCMLTIHSALAQETTLHYTVKKGEKNIGTFTVVETSNGIAKTIKLVSHIKTSFVFAVSVDAAEESHFKNGILNKSSVYRKVNGDEKLNKQHSYSGNGYVICNKRQKDSVCCISISYNLMCLYNTEPVSISKVYSDNFQQFLAVKPLGNNIYRIDMPDGNYNIYHYQKGRCVKVDIHHSLYTITMQLT from the coding sequence ATGAAAAATATTTCCCCTGTTATACGTCGTGCAGCACAGAGCATTCTTATATTGTGCCTATGCATGCTTACTATCCATAGTGCTTTGGCACAGGAAACAACCTTACATTATACTGTAAAGAAAGGCGAGAAAAATATTGGCACCTTTACCGTTGTAGAGACCAGCAACGGGATTGCTAAAACGATCAAACTGGTATCACATATTAAAACATCTTTTGTGTTTGCCGTTTCGGTCGATGCGGCCGAAGAATCGCATTTTAAAAACGGTATTCTTAACAAGTCTTCTGTATACAGGAAAGTAAACGGCGATGAAAAATTAAACAAGCAGCATAGCTATTCGGGTAATGGATATGTTATCTGCAATAAGCGCCAAAAAGATTCGGTATGCTGTATCAGCATCAGTTATAACCTGATGTGTTTATACAATACAGAGCCGGTAAGTATATCAAAAGTATACTCTGATAATTTTCAGCAGTTTCTTGCTGTAAAGCCGCTGGGCAACAACATATACAGGATTGATATGCCCGATGGTAACTACAATATCTATCATTACCAAAAAGGCAGGTGTGTAAAGGTGGATATACATCATTCACTATATACCATTACCATGCAGCTTACCTGA
- a CDS encoding GntP family permease yields MNASFLQVLISLIAGIAVIVILTSRYNIHAFFALMIACFVTGLGVGMLPAEIINTTKEGFGSIMRSLGFIIVLGTALGVLLEHTRSTQVMANYILKKTGEKHAALALSLTGFIVGLPVFCDSGYIVLNGLNKSLIKSTGLPAVVMSISLATGLYAVHCLLPPHPGAAAAASSIGADYGRLMLYGIAVAIPAMLTGYWWANKAGKNFVNTAFADTAEPDEAESEQPGVIQAFLPVIVPIVLIAAASFMHAYAANAVIKNILFLGDPAMALTIGILLAFFAKKKWHKNTVGSLLQEAAEKAGGILVIIAAGGAFGAILAATKIGDHFSNAVTLSSIGLLFPFLLTVVLKTAQGSSTVAIITAASIVQPLLAVLGLHTDAGKLIAVLAMGAGSMMISHANDAYFWVISRFSSVDMRAMLKVYSTATILMGIVSFFMTWLLSLLIL; encoded by the coding sequence ATGAATGCTTCCTTTCTACAGGTTCTTATTAGCCTTATAGCAGGTATTGCAGTAATTGTTATACTTACATCGCGCTACAACATCCATGCATTCTTTGCGCTGATGATCGCCTGTTTTGTAACAGGGCTTGGTGTAGGCATGCTGCCCGCCGAAATTATCAATACCACGAAAGAAGGGTTTGGCAGCATTATGCGTTCGCTGGGTTTTATTATTGTGCTGGGTACAGCACTTGGTGTATTACTTGAGCACACCAGGAGCACACAGGTAATGGCAAATTATATTTTAAAAAAAACAGGTGAGAAACATGCTGCACTGGCATTGAGTTTAACAGGCTTTATTGTGGGCCTTCCCGTTTTTTGCGACTCAGGTTATATTGTTTTAAACGGCCTCAATAAATCTCTCATAAAATCCACTGGTTTACCCGCAGTAGTCATGAGCATTTCGCTGGCCACAGGTTTATATGCTGTGCATTGCCTGTTGCCACCACACCCTGGTGCTGCTGCCGCTGCAAGCAGTATTGGTGCGGACTATGGCAGGCTTATGCTGTATGGTATTGCCGTGGCAATACCTGCTATGCTTACAGGTTATTGGTGGGCAAACAAGGCAGGTAAAAACTTTGTGAATACTGCGTTTGCAGACACAGCAGAACCAGATGAAGCGGAAAGCGAACAACCAGGTGTTATACAGGCTTTTTTACCGGTTATTGTTCCTATTGTATTGATTGCTGCCGCATCATTTATGCACGCTTACGCAGCCAATGCTGTAATCAAAAATATTCTCTTTCTCGGCGATCCTGCAATGGCGCTGACCATTGGAATACTGCTTGCTTTTTTTGCAAAAAAGAAATGGCACAAAAACACTGTAGGCAGTTTATTGCAGGAGGCAGCTGAAAAAGCTGGCGGTATATTGGTCATTATAGCCGCAGGCGGTGCATTTGGCGCCATACTGGCCGCAACAAAAATCGGCGACCATTTCAGCAATGCGGTTACGTTAAGCAGTATCGGCTTATTATTTCCTTTCCTGCTTACCGTGGTATTGAAAACGGCCCAGGGCTCATCTACCGTTGCCATCATTACAGCAGCATCTATTGTACAGCCATTGCTGGCTGTACTTGGTTTACATACAGATGCGGGTAAGCTTATTGCGGTGTTGGCCATGGGTGCGGGTTCCATGATGATCTCTCATGCAAACGATGCTTATTTCTGGGTTATCTCCAGGTTTTCATCTGTTGACATGCGGGCCATGCTAAAAGTATATTCCACTGCCACCATACTGATGGGTATTGTATCGTTTTTTATGACGTGGCTTTTATCGTTACTGATCTTATAA
- a CDS encoding glycerate kinase, with protein MRIVIAPNAFKNSLHATAVADAISMGLQQSKLNCETVCFPVGDGGDGTGALLVNHLGGKHIVTKVHDPLGRTIDASFGMVASANTAIIELADASGLRLLKPSEYDPLHATTYGTGELIKAALDHGAAQILLCIGGSATVDAGTGILSALGARFYDAARNLLEGLPASLTAVAAVNLLGLDERLQKTGITILCDVENILLGEQGAASVFGPQKGATKAAVEILETGFRQLCNIAFDESGKDMATIKYGGASGGVAAGLHTFLHAELVHGITHFLAVTGFESALQDAALVITGEGSLDVQTLEGKGPFGVAQKARANNIPVIGIAGKVPLQHHPKMQEYFDVLLPISNEAMDLDEAMEKTHDNLVRTARELGNLLALNIR; from the coding sequence ATGAGAATTGTAATTGCACCAAACGCTTTTAAAAACAGCCTGCATGCAACAGCAGTTGCCGATGCAATAAGCATGGGTCTTCAGCAAAGTAAACTCAACTGCGAAACGGTATGTTTCCCTGTTGGCGATGGGGGCGATGGTACAGGTGCGTTATTAGTCAACCACCTGGGTGGTAAACACATTGTTACAAAAGTGCATGACCCGCTGGGAAGAACGATCGATGCCTCTTTTGGTATGGTGGCATCTGCAAATACTGCTATTATTGAACTGGCAGATGCATCCGGCCTCAGGCTGTTAAAACCTTCTGAGTATGATCCTTTACATGCCACTACTTATGGTACAGGAGAATTGATAAAGGCAGCGCTCGATCATGGTGCAGCGCAAATTTTGCTTTGTATTGGCGGCAGCGCTACGGTAGATGCAGGCACGGGTATACTCAGTGCTTTAGGTGCCCGTTTTTATGATGCTGCACGTAACCTGCTGGAAGGCTTACCGGCATCGTTAACAGCAGTAGCGGCTGTAAACCTGCTGGGTTTGGACGAACGACTGCAAAAAACAGGTATCACGATCTTATGCGATGTTGAAAATATATTGCTGGGAGAACAAGGGGCAGCCAGTGTTTTTGGGCCGCAGAAAGGTGCAACAAAAGCAGCGGTAGAAATACTGGAAACGGGGTTCAGGCAGTTGTGCAATATCGCTTTTGATGAATCTGGTAAAGACATGGCCACCATAAAGTATGGCGGTGCTTCGGGAGGTGTGGCTGCAGGATTGCATACATTTTTACATGCAGAGCTGGTGCATGGCATAACACATTTCCTGGCCGTTACAGGTTTTGAATCTGCCTTACAGGATGCAGCACTTGTAATTACCGGGGAAGGCAGCCTGGATGTGCAAACACTGGAAGGTAAAGGCCCGTTTGGCGTGGCACAAAAAGCAAGGGCCAATAACATACCGGTTATTGGTATAGCGGGCAAAGTACCCTTACAACACCACCCAAAGATGCAGGAATATTTCGATGTATTATTACCAATCAGTAATGAAGCAATGGACCTGGATGAAGCAATGGAAAAGACGCACGATAACCTGGTAAGAACTGCAAGGGAACTGGGCAACCTGCTTGCTTTAAATATCAGGTAA
- the mutL gene encoding DNA mismatch repair endonuclease MutL, producing the protein MADIIQLLPDNIANQIAAGEVIQRPASAVKELLENAVDAGATNIQLIVNDAGKSLVQVIDNGKGMSETDARMSFERHATSKIKAIDDLFHIKTMGFRGEALASIAAVAQVELKTRKPEAELGTYIEIENSVVVKQEPCAAPAGTSICMKNVFFNVPARRNFLKSNPSELRHIVDEFIRVALSFPAIFFSLTSNGQQVFHLEAGSLKQRVIQILGNQYAAKLVNVKEETDYMNIYGFVGKPDTARKTRGEQYFFVNNRFIRSAYLNHAVMTAFDQMIAKDSYPLYVLFIDLDPSQIDINVHPTKQEIKFEDEKIIYAFVQAAVKHALAQFSIAPSLDFSLNAEIQQLDAVSKPFTNDQQESVTASSSLFKTFTQKHQAHFIEPTEKSELKHWKDFFTGKEQEKTAQFTYDKATVQHTGQHEMLPVSTSKKIIPGAHLLQLHNTYIIAPTQSGFLLVHQQLAHERILYDRFSLATHGKKIATQQSLFPVTVELPAQDAALLHDLLPDLLSLGYLVEPFGNNAFVIQGTPADVNHGNEKHTIELLVEQFKHFSSDIKFSKREKLVRCMARQQAIKAGQSLSQNEMETVVEELFLSNTANVTPTGSPTYIEFKEDYLDRMFSR; encoded by the coding sequence GTGGCGGATATCATACAATTACTACCGGATAATATAGCAAACCAGATAGCTGCAGGTGAGGTAATTCAGCGGCCGGCAAGCGCCGTGAAAGAATTACTCGAAAATGCGGTAGATGCAGGAGCAACAAACATTCAACTCATTGTCAACGACGCAGGCAAAAGCCTTGTACAGGTAATTGACAATGGAAAAGGCATGAGCGAGACAGATGCGAGGATGAGTTTTGAACGGCATGCTACCAGCAAGATCAAAGCAATTGATGACCTTTTTCATATCAAAACCATGGGTTTCAGGGGCGAGGCGCTGGCATCTATTGCTGCTGTGGCTCAGGTAGAACTGAAAACACGTAAGCCTGAAGCTGAACTGGGCACTTATATAGAAATAGAAAACAGTGTTGTCGTTAAACAGGAGCCATGCGCTGCGCCTGCAGGTACCAGCATTTGTATGAAAAACGTTTTTTTTAACGTGCCTGCAAGAAGGAACTTTTTAAAAAGCAACCCCTCAGAACTACGTCATATAGTAGATGAATTTATCAGGGTGGCACTGTCATTTCCCGCCATCTTTTTCTCCCTTACCAGTAATGGTCAGCAGGTTTTTCACCTCGAGGCAGGATCGCTTAAACAACGGGTTATACAGATACTCGGTAACCAGTATGCGGCAAAGCTGGTAAACGTAAAAGAAGAAACAGATTACATGAATATTTATGGTTTTGTGGGTAAGCCAGATACTGCGCGCAAAACCAGGGGTGAGCAATATTTTTTTGTCAATAACCGGTTTATAAGGAGTGCTTATTTAAACCATGCGGTTATGACTGCATTCGACCAGATGATTGCTAAAGACAGTTACCCGCTCTATGTCCTGTTCATCGATCTAGACCCTTCGCAGATAGACATCAATGTTCACCCTACCAAGCAGGAAATAAAATTCGAGGATGAAAAGATCATCTATGCCTTTGTACAGGCTGCGGTAAAGCATGCACTCGCCCAGTTTAGTATTGCGCCATCGTTAGACTTTTCGCTCAACGCAGAAATTCAGCAGCTGGATGCCGTTAGCAAACCTTTTACCAACGATCAGCAAGAGTCTGTAACTGCATCATCCTCGTTGTTCAAAACTTTTACACAAAAGCACCAGGCGCATTTTATTGAACCTACCGAAAAAAGTGAACTCAAACACTGGAAAGATTTTTTTACCGGCAAAGAGCAGGAAAAGACCGCACAGTTTACGTACGACAAAGCAACCGTACAGCACACTGGCCAGCACGAAATGTTGCCGGTATCAACAAGTAAAAAAATAATCCCCGGCGCCCATTTGCTGCAATTGCATAATACTTATATCATAGCTCCAACGCAGAGTGGTTTTTTGCTGGTACACCAGCAACTGGCGCATGAACGTATTTTATACGACCGTTTTAGCCTGGCAACACACGGAAAGAAAATCGCTACACAGCAAAGTCTTTTTCCTGTAACGGTTGAACTGCCCGCACAGGATGCCGCATTGCTCCACGATCTTTTACCAGACCTGCTTTCGCTGGGTTACCTGGTAGAACCTTTTGGTAATAATGCTTTTGTTATCCAGGGTACGCCTGCCGATGTAAACCATGGCAATGAAAAGCATACCATCGAATTGCTGGTGGAGCAATTCAAACATTTCAGCAGCGATATAAAATTCAGCAAACGTGAAAAACTTGTGCGTTGTATGGCAAGGCAACAGGCCATTAAAGCAGGACAGTCTTTGTCGCAAAATGAAATGGAAACGGTGGTGGAAGAACTTTTTTTAAGCAATACCGCAAACGTTACACCCACCGGTAGCCCTACATATATAGAGTTTAAAGAAGATTATCTTGACAGGATGTTCAGCCGCTAA